The Scleropages formosus chromosome 11, fSclFor1.1, whole genome shotgun sequence genome window below encodes:
- the LOC108934593 gene encoding 60S ribosomal protein L27a-like — MPTKKSKTRKLRGHVSHGHGRVGKHRKHPGGRGNAGGMHHHRINFDKYHPGYFGKVGMRRYHLKKNTVYCPTINLDKLWTLVSEQTRVNYAKKLDGPAPIIDVLRAGYFKVLGKGKLPKQPFIVKAKFFSRKAEEKIKDVGGACVLMA, encoded by the exons ATG CCGACCAAGAAATCCAAGACCAGAAAGCTGAGGGGGCACGTGAGCCATGGGCACGGCCGTGTCG GCAAACACAGGAAGCACCCAGGAGGACGAGGTAATGCCGGTGGCATGCATCACCACAGGATCAACTTCGACAAATA CCATCCTGGTTACTTTGGTAAAGTCGGCATGAGACGTTACCACCTGAAGAAAAATACAGTCTACTGCCCAACCATCAACCTGGACAAACTGTGGACGCTGGTCAGCGAGCAGACTAGGGTCAACTATGCCAAGAAACTAGATGGACCAGCCCCCATCATTGACGTTCTGCGTGCC GGCTACTTCAAGGTACTGGGCAAAGGCAAACTCCCCAAGCAGCCGTTCATCGTGAAGGCCAAGTTCTTCAGCAGGAAGGCCGAAGAGAAGATCAAGGATGTCGGAGGAGCTTGTGTGCTCATGGCGTGA